In Campylobacter sp. MIT 12-8780, the DNA window ATACAAATGGAGTAAAAAGAGGAACTTTTATGCCTATGGTGGCTGATGATGGTCCTCACTATGGTGCAAATATCGCTATGGAAAAAGACAAAAGTGGTAAATTTGGTCCAGGAAATTATGAACTAACTTATGTGATTACTAATCCAGAAAAACAAGGTTTTGGTCGTCATACAGACGCTGAAACAGGCGTTGGCAAGTGGTTTGAACCATTTAAGGTAAGCTATAAATTCAAATACACAGGCGCTCCTAAATGAGTGTAAAGCCTCTATAATAGAGGCTTTTATATTTAAATTTAAAACTCTTTTTAACTAAGTTAGGCTAGAATTTGGCTTGAAAATGCCTAGTTCTGCTTTAAGCAATGGTTTAAATTTAAGTATAAAAAGGCTTTCATTTGAGTATATATTTTTTTCACGCTTTTAGCGTGCTTTTGCCATTATTTTGTATAGCAAGCCTTGCAAGCGTGCGTATTAAAAGATTTGGCTTTGTTTTTTTGTGGATTTTTCTTGCTTTTGTCTTTGCGTATTTTGCCTTTTATATTGCAAGTGCTTATGCTAGAACTCAAGGCTTAGCTTTTTTTGCTTATATTTTACTTTTTAGTAGCTTTGTACTTTTTATTTTAAGCTTTTTTAAAAAAGAGCTTTTGTTTTTAAGGCTTGTTTTTATCTTTATCACTGCTTTTGCTTTTGGTGTAAGATATTATGTTTTAAGTCAGGATTTTCCTATATTTACAAGCTCTTTACTTGATAGTGAGGCTATAAAATCCTTAGCCTTTATCATTTTAGCTTTAATCTTAGCTTTAATTTTTTTCTTTTTTTTAAGGTGGCAGTACAAGTTTAATCAAAGCCTAAGCTTTATCTTTTTTGCTTTTATGCTGCTTTGCGAGCTTAATAGTGCTCTTGCAAATATACTTCATACAGCCATGAGACAAGACTTGATCTATACTTATTCGCTCTTGCTTTCTTATGTGGCAAAAAGTGTGTATTATGCACAATTTTTTGTGTATGCGTATTTGATTTTTTTGCTTGTTTTGGCATTTTTGCTTTTAAGATTTAAGGTGTTTGAACTTAAAAAAGAGCATTTATTTGATATGCGTTATAGACAAATCAAGGCTTTAAATGCAAAGTTAAATGCTTATTTTGCCGTAAATTTTGCAAGTTTTGTCCTTGCTTTTGGCGTGATTTTGTATTTTCATGTTATCTCTTTACGCCCTATAAGCATAGATACGCCAACCGAGCTTCTACCAAATGAAAATGCCGAGTTTGTCTTTGATATGGCTTTATTAAGGGACAATAAACTCCACCGCTTTGCATATATTAGCAGTGAGGGCAAGCTTATACGCTTTTTTTTGATTAACAAAAGAGAAGATAAAGATGCGCCGGTAGCTGTTTTTGATGCTTGTGCGATTTGTGGGGATATGGGCTATGTGCAAAGGGGCAGTGAGCTTATTTGTATTAGTTGTAATGTGCGGATTTTTCTACCTAGTGTAGGCAAGGAAGGTGGGTGCAATCCTATCCCACTAGCCTATGAATTTGATGGAGAAAAGATACGCATAAAACTT includes these proteins:
- a CDS encoding Fe-S-containing protein, yielding MSIYFFHAFSVLLPLFCIASLASVRIKRFGFVFLWIFLAFVFAYFAFYIASAYARTQGLAFFAYILLFSSFVLFILSFFKKELLFLRLVFIFITAFAFGVRYYVLSQDFPIFTSSLLDSEAIKSLAFIILALILALIFFFFLRWQYKFNQSLSFIFFAFMLLCELNSALANILHTAMRQDLIYTYSLLLSYVAKSVYYAQFFVYAYLIFLLVLAFLLLRFKVFELKKEHLFDMRYRQIKALNAKLNAYFAVNFASFVLAFGVILYFHVISLRPISIDTPTELLPNENAEFVFDMALLRDNKLHRFAYISSEGKLIRFFLINKREDKDAPVAVFDACAICGDMGYVQRGSELICISCNVRIFLPSVGKEGGCNPIPLAYEFDGEKIRIKLEDVIKGSNFFTEVKELEVQDPVSKTKLINLKARYSYIYAGLTYYFDNEENYEAFKKEPEQYLDHNLSAVFKTQG